In Streptomyces sp. Li-HN-5-11, the sequence CGGAGGCGGTGGGCACGACACGCACGTCGTGGCCCGACTCCGAGAGCCTGCGCAGCAGCTCACAGGCCTTGTAGGCGGCGATGCCGCCGCTGACTCCCAGAACGACCTTCGGCTTGCTCACCGGGCCTCCCCGCTCTCGACACCCGCGCGCCTCGGCTCGGCGGCGTATGGGTCCACTACACACCACAGGCCCGGCAGTCGCGCCGCCGGGCCTGTGGAAAAACCTACTGCGATCTGCAGATATGACTTACTGCCCCGGGCCCTCGACGGCCTCGGAGGTCAGCAGACCCGCGTTGATCTCGCGCAGGGCGATGGAGAGCGGCTTCTCGTGGACGTGGGTGTCGACGAGCGGACCGACGTACTCGAGGAGGCCCTCGCCGAGCTGCGAGTAGTACGCGTTGATCTGGCGGGCCCGCTTGGCCGCGTAGATCACGAGGCTGTACTTCGAGTCGGTGGCCTCGAGGAGCTCGTCGATCGGCGGGTTGATGATGCCCTCGGGCGCGGAGATGGAAGAGGACACGCTCTACCTTCCGATGGATGGGAAAGAATCAGTCTGGATGATCAGCGACGATCACACGACGTCCATCAAGGCTAGCAGCTCGCGCGCCACGTCCTCGACGGAGGTGTTGACCAGGGTCTCGTCGAACTCGGGCTCGGCCGCCAGCTCGACCTTCGCCGCCTGCAGCCGCCGCTCGATCACCTCGGGCGGCTCGGTCCCCCGGCCGGTGAGTCTGCGCACCAGCTCCTCCCAGGAGGGCGGAGCCAGGAACACCAGGCGCCCCTCGGGCATGGTCTCGCGGACCTGCCGGGCGCCCTGGAGGTCGATCTCCAGGAGGACCGGCACCCCGGCCTCCAGGTGCTCCAGCACGGCCGCACGCGGCGTGCCGTAGCGGTTGCCGGCGAACTCGGCCCACTCCAGCAGCTCGCCGTTGGCGATCAGCTTGTCCATCTCGTCGTCGGTGACGAAGAAGTAGTGGACCCCGTGCTGCTCGCCGGGGCGGGGCCTGCGGGTCGTCGCCGACACCGAGAGCCAGACCTCGGGGTGTTCCTTGCGCATATGGGCGACGACCGTGCTCTTGCCGACCCCGGAGGGGCCGGAGAGCACGGTCAGCCGCGGACGTGCGTCCGGGGGCACGGGGGTCGTCCCCCGGGGTGTTACAGCCATGCGGTGATTATTCCAGCAATCCCGGAGTGCCCGGGACTCCCTGCCCGCAGGCCCGGGCTCAGGAGCCGGTGCTGCCGAACTCGCGCTCCAGGGAGGCGATCTGGTTGGAACCGAGGCCGCGCACGCGACGGCTCTCGGAGATGCCGAGTCGCTCCATGATCTGCTTGGCGCGGACCTTGCCCACGCCCGGCAGGGACTCAAGAAGGGCGGACACCTTCATCTTGCCGATGACGTCGTTTTCCTGGCCCTGCTTGATGACCTCGTGCAGGGAGGCGCCGGAGTGCTTGAGTCGATTCTTGACCTCGGCCCGCTCCCGGCGAGCCGCGGCGGCCTTTTCGAGCGCGGCTGCGCGCTGTTCAGGGGTAAGGGGCGGAAGAGCCACGCCTACGTCACCTCGGATGTCGAACTGTCGGATACGGACCGGTGAGGAACCTAGTCGCCCCACACCTGGGGAGCCACGAGCAACACACCTGCCCGTTCTCCCCCACTGCCTTGAGGGCGTGGGAGGTGGCCCCACTCGACGGAGACTAGCGGTCAAGTCCGCCAGAGTCAGCGAGAACAGCGGAAAAGTCCTGGTCAGCCTCCGTCAGGCCAGACATTTAGGACATACTGCCCTGGATTTGAGGATGTATCCAGACTCAAGCGGGCCTCGAGCCGCTCGGCGGAGGACTCAGGCGGTCCCCACCGCAGCCCTGATCTCCTCCGCGAACCGCGCCGCGGCGTCACGCAGCGCGACCACGTCGGGACCGTGGCGCAACACACCCCGGCTGACGTTCGGGACGACGTTGCGCAGCGTGGCGCCGAAGACCCGGGGCAGATCGGCGGGCGTCGCCCCCTGCGCCCCGATGCCCGGCGCGAGGAGCGGACCGTTGATGTCCAGGTCGTACGAGGACAGGTCGCCGAGCGTGGCGCCCACCACCGCGCCGAAGGAGCCCATCGGGGGCTCCCCCGCGTTCTCGGCCGCCAGGTGCGCGAGCACGGTGGCGCCGACGGTGCGGCCGTCGGGCCTGAGGGCCTGCTGGACCTCGCCGCCCTCCGGGTTGGAGGTCAGCGCCAGCACGAACAGGCCGCAGCCACTCAGCCGCGCCAGCTCCACGGCGGGCTTCAGCGATCCGTAGCCCAGGTACGGGGAGACGGTCAGCGCGTCCGAGAACAGCGGCGCGTCCTTGTGCAGGAAGGACTCGGCGTAGGCGGCCATGGTCGAGCCGATGTCGCCGCGCTTGGCGTCCATGACGACCAGCGCGCCGGCCGCCCGCGCCTCCTCGACGGACTTCTCCAGGACGGCGAGGCCGCGGGAGCCGTAGCGCTCGAAGAAGGCGCTCTGCGGCTTCAGGACGGCCACCCGGTCGGCCACCGCCTCGACGACCGTGCGGCTGAACCTCTCCAGACCGGCCACGTCGTCGTTCAGTCCCCACTCCGTGAGCAGGGACGCGTGCGGGTCGATGCCGACGCACAGCGGGCCGCGCCCGTCCATGGCGCGGCGCAGGCGGGCGCCGAAGGGCTCCAGGGGGCTCATACGGTCGTTCCTGCCTTCTTCACGTCGGCGCCGACCGCGTCGGCGAGGGTGGCGTACGGGCTGGTCCTCAGGCGCGTGGCGAGCCCCTTGTGGATGGCGCGGGCCCAGAAGGGTCCCTCGTAGACGAAGGCGCTGTAGCCCTGGACCAGCGTCGCGCCGGCCAGGATGCGCTGCCAGGCGTCCTCGGCGTTCTCGATGCCGCCGACACCGACGAGGGTGATGCGGTCGCCCACGCGCGCGTAGAGGCGCCGCAGTACCTCCAGGGAGCGAGCCTTCAGGGGCGCGCCCGACAGTCCGCCCGTCTCCTTCACCAGCGACGGTGCGGAGGCCAGACCGAGTCCCTCACGCGCGATGGTGGTGTTCGTGGCGATGATCCCGTCCAGGCCCAGCTCCACGGCGAGGTCGGCGACGGCGTCGACGTCCTCGTCGGCGAGGTCCGGCGCGATCTTCACCAGCAGCGGCACGCGGCGCCCCGGCACGACCCGGTCGGCGGCCTCGCGGACGGCGCTCAGCAGCGGGCGCAGCGCCTCGGTGGCCTGGAGGTTGCGCAGGCCGGGTGTGTTCGGCGAGGAGACGTTGACGACGAGGTAGTCGGCGTACGGCGCGAGGCGCTCGGCGGACTTCACGTAGTCGCCGACGGCCTCGGCCTCCGGGACGACCTTGGTCTTGCCGATGTTGACGCCCACGACGGTCCTGAACACCGGCTCACGGGTCGCCAGGCGGGCCGCCACGGCCAGCGAGCCGTCGTTGTTGAAGCCCATGCGGTTGATGAGCGCGCGGTCCGTGACGAGGCGGAACAGCCGCTTCCTGGGGTTGCCCGGCTGCGGCTCGCCCGTCACGGTGCCGATCTCCACGTGGTCGAACCCGAGCATCGCCATGCCGTCGATCGCCACCGCGTTCTTGTCGAAGCCGGCCGCCAGCCCGAAGGGGCCGTGCATGCGCAGCCCCAGGGCCTCGGTGCGCAGTTCCCTGTGGCGGGGAGCGAGGGCGGCCGCGACGAACGTGCGCAGCACCGGGATACGGGCGGCGAGGCGGATCCACCGGAAGGCCAGGTGGTGGGCCGCCTCGGGATCCATCCGCCGGAAGACGAGTCGGAAGAAAAGCTTGTACATCACTGTGTCCTCATGGTCCTCATGACGCCTCATGACGAGGGGGACACCGTTTCCGGTGTCCCCCTCGTCGGCTGCTAGTCGCGGGCCGCGGTCAGGAATTCGGCGTGTTCCTGGAGGGATCGCACGCCCACGTCGCCGTGGTTGAGGGCGTCGATGCCCTGGACCGCCGCGGCGAGCGCCTGGACGGTCGTCAGGCAGGGGACCGAGCGGGCCACGGCCGCCGTACGGATCTCGTAGCCGTCGAGGCGGCCTCCGGTGCCGTACGGGGTGTTGACGATGAGGTCGACCTCGCCGTCGTGGATGAGCTGGACGATGGTCCTCTCGCCGTTCGGGCCGGCGCCCTCGGACTGCTTGCGCACGATCGTGGCGTTGATGCCGTTGCGCTTGAGCACCTCGGCCGTGCCGGAGGTGGCCAGCAGCTCGAAGCCGTGCGCGACCAGCTCACGCGCCGGGAAGATCATCGACCGCTTGTCCCGGTTGGCGACCGAGATGAAGGCGCGCCCCTTGGTCGGCAGCGGGCCGTACGCCCCCGCCTGCGACTTGGCGTACGCCGTGCCGAAGACGGAGTCGATGCCCATGACCTCGCCGGTGGAACGCATCTCCGGGCCGAGCACCGTGTCGACGCCGCGGCCTTGGATGTCGCGGAAGCGCGACCACGGCATGACGGCCTCCTTGACGGAGATCGGCGCGTCCATCGGCATGGTGCCGCCGTCGCCGTTCTTCGGCAGCAGGCCCTCCTCGCGCAGCTCGGCGACGGTCGCGCCGAGCGAGATCCGGGCGGCGGCCTTCGCCAGCGGCACCGCGGTCGCCTTGGAGGTGAAGGGGACCGTACGGGAGGCGCGCGGGTTGGCCTCCAGGACGTAGAGGATGTCGCCGGCCAGCGCGAACTGGATGTTGATCAGGCCGCGCACCCCGACGCCGCGGGCGATGGCCTCCGTGGAGGCTCGCAGCCGCTTGATGTCGAACCCGCCGAGGGTGATCGGCGGCAGCGCGCACGCCGAGTCGCCGGAGTGGATGCCGGCCTCCTCGATGTGCTCCATGACACCGCCGAGGTACAGCTCCTCGCCGTCGTACAGGGCGTCGACGTCGATCTCTATGGCGTCGTCCAGGAACCGGTCGACGAGCACCGGGCGGGAGGGGCTGATCTCGGTCGACTCGGCGATGTACGCCTCCAGGCGCGCCTCGTCGTACACGATCTCCATGCCGCGCCCGCCGAGGACGTACGACGGCCGGACCAGCACCGGGTAGCCGATCTCGTCGGCGATGGTCTTCGCCTGGGCGAAGGTGGTGGCGGTGCCGTGCTTGGGGGCCGGCAGGCCCGCCTGAGCGAGCACCTGGCCGAAGGCGCCGCGGTCCTCGGCCGCGTGGATGGCCTCGGGCGGGGTGCCGACGATCGGCACGCCGTTGTCCTTCAGTGCCTGGGCGAGGCCCAGCGGGGTCTGGCCGCCCAGTTGGACGACGACACCGGCGATCGGGCCGGCCTGCCGCTCCGCGTGGACGATCTCCAGCACGTCCTCCAGGGTCAGCGGCTCGAAGTACAGCCGGTCGGAGGTGTCGTAGTCGGTGGAGACGGTCTCCGGGTTGCAGTTGACCATCACGGTCTCGTACCCGGCGTCGCTCAGCGCGAAGGAGGCGTGGACACAGGAGTAGTCGAACTCGATGCCCTGGCCGATGCGGTTGGGGCCGGAGCCCAGGATGATCACCGCGGGCTTCGTGCGCGGCGCGACCTCGGTCTCCTCGTCGTAGGAGGAGTAGAAGTACGGCGTCTTCGCGGCGAACTCGGCGGCGCAGGTGTCGACCGTCTTGTAGACCGGGCGGATGCCGAGGGCGTGCCGCACCTCGCGCACGATGTCCTCGCGCAGGCCGCGGATCTCGCCGATCTGCTGGTCGGAGAAGCCGTGCCGCTTGGCCTCGCCGAGCAGCTCCGGGGTGAGCTCGGGCGCCTCGGCCAGCTCGTCGGCGATCTCCTTGATGAGGAAGAGCTGGTCGACGAACCACGGGTCGATCTTCGTGTACGCGAAGACCTCCTCGGGCGTCGCGCCCGCGCGGATGGCCTGCATGACCGTGTTGATCCGGCCGTCGGTGGGCCGTACGGCCGCCCGCAGCAGTTCGTCCTTGTCGCCGGGCTCGCCCACGAAGGTGAACTGGCTGCCCTTCTTCTCCAGCGAGCGCAGCGCCTTCTGGAAGGCCTCGGTGAAGTTGCGGCCGATGGCCATGGCCTCGCCGACCGACTTCATGGTGGTGGTCAGCGTGGAGTCGGCCTGCGGGAACTTCTCGAAGGCGAACCGGGGCGCCTTGACGACGACGTAGTCGAGGGTCGGCTCGAAGGAGGCCGGGGTCTCCTGCGTGATGTCGTTCGGGATCTCGTCGAGGGTGTAGCCGACGGCGAGCTTGGCCGCGATCTTGGCGATCGGGAAGCCGGTGGCCTTGGAGGCGAGGGCCGAGGAGCGCGACACGCGCGGGTTCATCTCGATGACGATGACGCGGCCGTCCTCGGGATTCACCGCGAACTGGATGTTGCAGCCGCCGGTGTCGACGCCGACCTCGCGGATGATCGCGATGCCCATGTCGCGCAGGACCTGGTACTCGCGGTCGGTCAGCGTCA encodes:
- the pyrF gene encoding orotidine-5'-phosphate decarboxylase, which codes for MSPLEPFGARLRRAMDGRGPLCVGIDPHASLLTEWGLNDDVAGLERFSRTVVEAVADRVAVLKPQSAFFERYGSRGLAVLEKSVEEARAAGALVVMDAKRGDIGSTMAAYAESFLHKDAPLFSDALTVSPYLGYGSLKPAVELARLSGCGLFVLALTSNPEGGEVQQALRPDGRTVGATVLAHLAAENAGEPPMGSFGAVVGATLGDLSSYDLDINGPLLAPGIGAQGATPADLPRVFGATLRNVVPNVSRGVLRHGPDVVALRDAAARFAEEIRAAVGTA
- a CDS encoding quinone-dependent dihydroorotate dehydrogenase, with the translated sequence MYKLFFRLVFRRMDPEAAHHLAFRWIRLAARIPVLRTFVAAALAPRHRELRTEALGLRMHGPFGLAAGFDKNAVAIDGMAMLGFDHVEIGTVTGEPQPGNPRKRLFRLVTDRALINRMGFNNDGSLAVAARLATREPVFRTVVGVNIGKTKVVPEAEAVGDYVKSAERLAPYADYLVVNVSSPNTPGLRNLQATEALRPLLSAVREAADRVVPGRRVPLLVKIAPDLADEDVDAVADLAVELGLDGIIATNTTIAREGLGLASAPSLVKETGGLSGAPLKARSLEVLRRLYARVGDRITLVGVGGIENAEDAWQRILAGATLVQGYSAFVYEGPFWARAIHKGLATRLRTSPYATLADAVGADVKKAGTTV
- the gmk gene encoding guanylate kinase gives rise to the protein MAVTPRGTTPVPPDARPRLTVLSGPSGVGKSTVVAHMRKEHPEVWLSVSATTRRPRPGEQHGVHYFFVTDDEMDKLIANGELLEWAEFAGNRYGTPRAAVLEHLEAGVPVLLEIDLQGARQVRETMPEGRLVFLAPPSWEELVRRLTGRGTEPPEVIERRLQAAKVELAAEPEFDETLVNTSVEDVARELLALMDVV
- a CDS encoding integration host factor, which produces MALPPLTPEQRAAALEKAAAARRERAEVKNRLKHSGASLHEVIKQGQENDVIGKMKVSALLESLPGVGKVRAKQIMERLGISESRRVRGLGSNQIASLEREFGSTGS
- the carB gene encoding carbamoyl-phosphate synthase large subunit; translation: MPKRTDIQSVLVIGSGPIVIGQAAEFDYSGTQACRVLKAEGLRVVLVNSNPATIMTDPEIADATYVEPITPDFVEKIIAKERPDALLPTLGGQTALNTAISLHENGVLDKYGVELIGANVEAIHKGEDRDQFKEVVEEVRKKIGHGESARSVICHSMEDVLAGVEQLGGYPVVVRPSFTMGGAGSGFAHDEEELRRIAGTGLTLSPTTEVLLEESILGWKEYELELMRDKHDNVVVVCSIENFDPMGVHTGDSITVAPAMTLTDREYQVLRDMGIAIIREVGVDTGGCNIQFAVNPEDGRVIVIEMNPRVSRSSALASKATGFPIAKIAAKLAVGYTLDEIPNDITQETPASFEPTLDYVVVKAPRFAFEKFPQADSTLTTTMKSVGEAMAIGRNFTEAFQKALRSLEKKGSQFTFVGEPGDKDELLRAAVRPTDGRINTVMQAIRAGATPEEVFAYTKIDPWFVDQLFLIKEIADELAEAPELTPELLGEAKRHGFSDQQIGEIRGLREDIVREVRHALGIRPVYKTVDTCAAEFAAKTPYFYSSYDEETEVAPRTKPAVIILGSGPNRIGQGIEFDYSCVHASFALSDAGYETVMVNCNPETVSTDYDTSDRLYFEPLTLEDVLEIVHAERQAGPIAGVVVQLGGQTPLGLAQALKDNGVPIVGTPPEAIHAAEDRGAFGQVLAQAGLPAPKHGTATTFAQAKTIADEIGYPVLVRPSYVLGGRGMEIVYDEARLEAYIAESTEISPSRPVLVDRFLDDAIEIDVDALYDGEELYLGGVMEHIEEAGIHSGDSACALPPITLGGFDIKRLRASTEAIARGVGVRGLINIQFALAGDILYVLEANPRASRTVPFTSKATAVPLAKAAARISLGATVAELREEGLLPKNGDGGTMPMDAPISVKEAVMPWSRFRDIQGRGVDTVLGPEMRSTGEVMGIDSVFGTAYAKSQAGAYGPLPTKGRAFISVANRDKRSMIFPARELVAHGFELLATSGTAEVLKRNGINATIVRKQSEGAGPNGERTIVQLIHDGEVDLIVNTPYGTGGRLDGYEIRTAAVARSVPCLTTVQALAAAVQGIDALNHGDVGVRSLQEHAEFLTAARD
- the rpoZ gene encoding DNA-directed RNA polymerase subunit omega, yielding MSSSISAPEGIINPPIDELLEATDSKYSLVIYAAKRARQINAYYSQLGEGLLEYVGPLVDTHVHEKPLSIALREINAGLLTSEAVEGPGQ